From Micromonospora auratinigra:
CGGCGTCCTCGGAGAACGGCTTGCACCGCCCGTCGGTGGCCAGGCCGCGCTGCCGGCTGAACGCCACGAACGCCCCGGGGGTCGACATCACGGTCACGCCGCCGGCCAGCGCCAGCCCGCACTCCCGGCGGCGCAGCGCGTGCGCGGCCAGGTGCAGCGCGACCAGCGACGACGAGCAGGCGGTGTTGACGGTGACCGCCGGCCCCTCCAACCCCAGGCTGTACGACACCCGCCCGGAGATGACCGCCCCGGAGCTGCCGGTGCTCAGGTACGCCTCGACCGGCTCGGGCAGCACGGTCAGCCGGTCCCAGTAGTCCTGCCCGCCGCAGCCGACGAAGACGCCGGTCGGGCTGCCGCGCAGCGCGTCCGGGTTGATGCCGGCCCGCTCGCACGCCTCCCAGCTCGCCTCCAGCACCAGGCGCTGCTGCGGGTCCATGGCGAGCGCCTCGCGGGGCGAGATGCCGAAGAACTCGGCGTCGAACTCGTCGGCGTCGTGCACGAAGCCGCCCTGCTGCACGTAGCTGCTGCCGGCGGCGGACGGGTCGGCGTCGTACAGGGCGGTGGTGTCCCAGCCCCGGTCGGTGGGGAAGTCGCCGATGGCGTCGACCCCGTCGGCGACCAGCCGCCACAGCTCCTCGGGCGAGCCGACGCCGCCCGGGTAGCGGCAGGCCATCCCGACGATCGCGACGGGCTCCTGTTCCTGCGACTCGACCTCGCGCAGCCGTTCGCGGGTGCGGTGCAGGTCGGCGGTGACCCGCTTCAGGTACTCGAGGAGCTTCTCTTCGTTCGCCATCGGGGACCTCACATCGTTGCCGTCGGGACACGTGCCGGGGGTGGGGGCAGGACGGCTCAGGTCATCCCGAGTTCCTTGTCGATCAGGTCGAAGACGTCGTCGGCGGAGGCGCTCTCCAACCGGTCGACCAGGGTGGCGCCGGCGGACGCGCCGAGGGTCTCGTTGAGCTTGGCCAGCAGCGACTGGAGCCGGACGGTGACCCGGTCGCGTTCGATCTCCTCGGCGGTCAGGCCCGCCACGGTCACCTCCAGCCGGTCCAGTTCGGCCAGCAGGCTGCCGGCGGCGCCGTCCCCGGCGTACCCGAGTTCGGTGCGCAGCTGGTCCGCGAGGGCGACCGGCGTCGGGTGGTCGAAGACCAGGGTGGCGGAGAGCCGGACCCCGGCGGCGGCGCTGAGCCGGTTGCGCAGCTCCACCGCGGTGACCGAGTCCATGCCGAGTTCCTTGAACGCGCGCTGCGCCTCGACGGCGTCGGCGTCGGCGTAGCCGAGCACGGCGGCCACGTTGGTGCGGACCGTGTCGAGCAGCACCGCGCGCTGCTCGGCCTCGGGCAGTGCGGCGAGCCGGTCGGCGAGCGCCGACGCGGATCCGGTGTCGGCGGCCCCGGTGGGTTCGGGGGCGGCGTCGGGCAGCGCGGCGAGCAGCGGCCGGGGCCGGGCCAGGGTGTAGATCGGGGCGAACCTGGGCCAGTCGAGGTCGGCGACGACCAGGTGGCTCTCGTCGTGGTCGAGCGCCTGCTGGAGCGCGCCGACGGCGAGCCGGGGGTCCATCACGCCGACGCCGAGCCGGTCCAGGTGGGCACCCACCTCGCCGCCGGCCATGCCGCCGCCCCCGCCCCAGCTGCCCCAGGCCACCGAGGTGGCGACCGCGCCACGGCTGCGCCGCTGCTGGGCCAGCGCGTCGAGGTAGGCGTTGGCGGTGGCGTAGCCGGCCTGCCCGGCGCTGCCCCAGACGGCCGCGCCGGAGGAGAAGAGCACGAACGCGTCGAGCGGCCGGTCGGCGAGCAGCCCGTCGAGGTGGGTCGCGCCGCGCACCTTGGCCCGGCACACGTCGGCGAAGTCGTCGAGGCTGGTCTCGCCGAGCGGCCGTTCCGGGTGCAGCACCCCGGCGGCGTGGAAGACGGCGGTGAGGTCGTCGCCCAGCTCGGCGACGAGCGCGCCGACCGCGTCCCGGTCGGCGACGTCGCACGCCACCACCTGGACCTGGGGCAGCCGGGCGGTCAGCTCGGCCGCGCCGGGGGCGTCCGGTCCCCGCCGGCTGGCCAGCACGACCCGCTCGGCGCCCTGCCCGACCAGCCATTCGGTGACGTGCCCGCCGACGCCGCCGGTGCCGCCGGTGACCAGCACGGTGCCGGTGGGCCGCCAGCGCCGCTCGGGCGGGCCGGTGACCGGCCGGCGGACCATCCGGCGGGCCAGCGTCCCGGCCGGCCGGATCGCGACCTGGTCCTCGCCGCCGCCGGTCAGCACGTCGACGAGGCGGTCGGTGGTCTGCGGCGTCCACTCGGCGGGCAGGTCGACCAGGCCGCCCCACCAGCCCGGGTAGTCGAGGGAGAGCACGGTGCCCAGGCCCCAGAGCGCGCCCTGGGCGGGCTGCGGCACGGCCTCGGCCGGGTTGACGCCGACGCCGCGGGAGGTGACGCACCAGAGCCGGGCGGGGGCGTCGGTGGCGGCCAGCGCGTGCACCAGGGAGACCGTCGCGGTGGTGCCGGCGGTCAGGCCGGCGCCGAGCGGGTCGGGGGCGTCGTCGAGGGCGAGCAGCGAGAGCACCCCGGCGGGGGCCGGCCGGCCGGTGACGTCGCCGCCGAGGATCGTCTCCACCCGCGCGCCGCGCGCCGCCAGCCCGTCCACGACGGTACGCAGCCGGTCGTCGTCGGTCAGCGCCGGCGGGGCGACGACCCACCAGGTGCCGTCGAGCGTCCCGCCGGTGGGCACCTCGGCGGGCTGCCACCGGACCCGGTAGCGCCAGCCGTCCACGGTGGCCGCGTCGCGCTGCCGGGACCGCCAGGTGCTCAGGCCGGGCAGCACCTCGCCGGCCAGCCCGGCATCGACGCCGAGGCCGTCGGCGAGGGCGGTCACGTCGCCGCGTTCCACCGCGTCCCAGAAGCCGCCGTCGGGGGTGGACTCCGGGGCCGGGCCGGCGGCGGTCGGCGCGATCCAGTACCGCTCGTGCCGGAAGGCGTACGTGGGCAGGTCGGCGCGGCGGGTGCCGGGCAGCGCGGCGGCCCAGTCCACGTGGTGCCCGCGCACCTGCAGTTCGGCCAGGGAGGTGAGCAGCCGGTCCAGGCCGCCGTCGTCGCGGCGCAGGGTGCCGGTGACCACCACCGGCCGCTCGGCGGACTCCAGCGTCTCCTGCATGCCCATGCCGAGCACCGGGTGCGGGCTGACCTCCACGTACCCGGTCCAGCCCTGGGCGGCGAGGGCCCGGATCGCCGGGTCGAAGCGGACGGTGTTGCGCAGGTTGTCGTACCAGTAGCGGGCGTCCAGGCCGGCGGTGTCGACCCAGTCGCCGGTGACCGTGGAGAGCATCCGGATGGTGCCGGTGCGCGGGTTGATCGGGGCGAGGTCCTCCAGCAGCCGGTGCTCCAGCGTCTCCACCTGCGCCGAGTGGGAGGCGTAGTCGACGGCGACCTGCTTGACCCGGATGCCCTCGGCGCTCAGCTCGGCGATCAGCTCGCGCAGCGCCTCCGGGGTGCCGGAGACCACCGCCGAGCCGGCGCCGTTGACCACGGCCAGCGAGATGTCCCCGGCCCAGCGGGCGATCCGCTCCTCGACCCGGTCGGCGGGCAGCCCGACGGAGACCATGCCGCCCCGGCCGGCGAGCTTCTCGCCGATGGCGCGGCTGCGCAGGGTGACCACCCGGGCCCCGTCGGCCAGCGAGAGGCCGCCGGCCACGCAGGCGGCGGCGATCTCGCCCTGCGAGTGGCCGATGACCGCGTCGGGTTCGACGCCGTACGCCCGCCAGGTGGCGGCGAGCGAGACCATCATCGCCCACAGGGCGGGCTGCACCACGTCCACCCACTCCAGCGAGGGGGCGCCGGGCACGCCGCGGACCACGTCGAGCAGGTCCCAGTCGACGTACGCGCGCAGTTCGGCGGCGCACCGGGTCAGGTGCGCCGCGAAGACCGGCGAGGAGTCGAGCAGGGCGGCGGCCATGCCGACCCACTGGGCGCCCTGGCCGGGGAAGACGAAGACCACCCGGCCGTCCGCGTCGGCGACCCCGGTGACGGCGGCGGGCGAGGGCTGGCCGGCGGTGAGCGCGGTGAGCGCGGCGCGCAGCTGCGGCAGGGTCCCGCCGACGAGCACGGCCCGGTGGTCGAGCCGGGCCCGGCCGGCCAGGGTACGGCCCACCGCGGCGAGGTCCACCTCCCGCCCGTCCAGGTGCGCCAGCAGCTGCTCGGCCTGGGCGGGCAGCGCCGCTGCGGTGTGCCCGGAGAGCACCCAGGGCACCACCGCCGGGGTGGCCGGCTCGTCGGCCTCCTCGGCCGGTGGGGCCTCCTCCAGGACCACGTGCGCGTTGGTGCCGCTGATGCCGAAGGAGGAGACGCCGCAGCGCCGGGCCCGGCCGGTCGCCGGCCAGTCGACCGGCTCGGTGAGCAGCCGTACCGTGCCCGGCGACCAGTCGATCTCGCCGCTGGGCTCGTCGACGTGCAGGGTGCGCGGCAGCAATCCGTGCCGCATCGCCTGCACCATCTTGATCACCCCGCCGACCCCGGCGGCGGCCTGCGAGTGGCCGATGTTGGACTTGAGCGAGCCGAGCCAGAGCGGCCGGTCCACGGGCCGGTCCCGCCCGTACGTGGCGAACAGCGCCTGCGCCTCGATCGGGTCGCCGAGCTTCGTGCCGGTGCCGTGCGCCTCGACCGCGTCGACCTCCGGCGCGGTGAGCCGGGCGTTGGCCAGCGCGGCCCGGATGACCCGGCGCTGCGAGGGGCCGTTCGGCGCGGTGAGGCCGTTGGACGCGCCGTCCTGGTTGATCGCGGAGCCCCGGATCACGGCGAGCACCGGGTGGCCGTGCCGGCGGGCGTCGGAGAGCCGCTCCAGCACCAGCGCGCCGGCGCCCTCGGCCCAGCCGGTGCCGTCGGCGGTGGCGGCGAACGACCGGCACCGCCCGTCGGAGGAGAGCGCCCGCTGCCGGGAGAACTCGACGAACGCGTCCGGGGTGCCGATCACGGTGACGCCACCGGCGACGGCGAGCGACGACTCGCCGGAGCGCAGCGACTGGCAGGCCCAGTGCAGGGCGACCAGCGACGACGAGCAGCCGGTGTCGACGGTGACCGCCGGCCCCTCCAGCCCGAGGGTGTACGAGAGCCGGCCGGAGACGATGCTGCCGGCGCCCCAGCTGTTCGGGTAGTCGTGGTAGACGACGCCGGTGAAGACCGCGGTGGGGCTGCCCTTGAGCGAGGTCGGGTCGATCCCGGCGCGCTCCAGCGCCTCCCACGAGGTCTCCAGGAACAGCCGCTGCTGCGGGTCCATCTCGGCGGCCTCGCGGGGCGAGATGCCGAAGAAGGTGGGGTCGAACGCGGGCGCGTCGTAGAGGAAGCCGCCCTCGCGGACGTAGCTGGTGCCGGGGTGCTCGGGGTCGGGGTGGTAGAGGCGGTCGAGGTCCCAGCCGCGGTCGGTGGGCATGCCGGCGATGGCGTCGGTGCCGGCCGCGACGAGGTCCCAGAGCGCCTCGGGCGAGCCGACGCCGCCGGGGTAGCGGCAGCCCATGCCGACGATCGCGATCGGCTCGGCGGCCTTGTCCTCCAGGTCGCGCAGCCGCTCGCTGGTCTCGTGCAGGTCGGCCGTGACCCGCCGCAGGTAGTCACGAAGCTTCTGTTCGTTGGACATCAGGAACCCATTCGTGGACGTGGCCGGCAGGTCAGGAGGTGCCGAACTTGCTGTCGATGAAGTCGAAGAGGTCGTCGTCGGAGGCGGTGTCCAGCTCGGCGGTGACGGTGGCGACGTCGTCCGGGCGCTGGCCGGTCTGCCACGCCGCGAGCAGGGCACGGAGCCGCTCCCCCACGCCGGCCCGGGTGCTTTCGTCGAGGGCGGCGACGGCGTCGGCGCTGGTCAGGGCCGCCTGGATCCGGTCGAGGTCGTCGAGCAGGGTCGCCCCGCCGGCGTCGTCGGGCACCAGCTCGGTGAGCAGCTGCTGGGCCAGTTCGGTGGGGGTCGGGTGGTCGAAGACGAGGGTGGCGGGCAGCCGGAGCGCGGTCTCGGCGGCGAGCCGGTTGCGCAGTTCGACGGCGGTCAGCGAGTCGAAGCCGGCCTCCTTGAACGCGCGCTCGGGGTCGACGTCGCCGCCGGAGGCGTACCCGAGGACCGCCGCGACCTGGTCGCGGACCAGCGCCAGCACGGTGTCGAGGCGGTCCGGGGCGGGCATCGCGGCGAGTCGGCCGGCCAGGTCGGCGGTGGAGGTGGCGGCGGCCGTCACGGCGGGCGCGGTCGCCGGGTTGGCGTCGGGCAGCGCGGCGAGCAGCGGGCGGGGCCGGGCCAGGGTGTAGACGGGGGTGAAGGTGGTCCAGTCGATGTCGGCGACCACGAGGTGGCTCTCGTCGTGGTCGAGGGCCTGCCGCAGCGCCTCGACGGCGAGCCGGGGGTCCATCGGCGGGGTGCCCTGCCGGCGCAGGTGGACGGTGGCCTCGTCGTCGGCCATGCCGCCGCCGGCCCAGCTGCCCCAGTTGACGGCGGTGGCGGTGCGGCCCTGCCCGCGCCGCCCGTGGGCGAGCGCGTCGAGGTACGCGTTGGCGGTGCCGTACGCGGCCTGCCCGGCGCTGCCCCAGACGGCCGCGCCGGAGGAGAAGAGCACGAACGCGTCCAGCGGCCGGTCGGTGAGCAGGTCGTCGAGGTGGGTGGCGCCGAGCACCTTGGCCCGGCACACCGCGGCGAACTCCTCCGGGGTGGTCTCGGGCAGCGACTTCTCCTGGTGCAGCACCCCGGCGGCGTGGAAGACGGCGGTCAGGTCGTCGCCGAGCTCGGCCAGCAGCGCGGCCACCGCCTCCCGGTCGGTGACGTCGCACGCCACCACCCGCGCACCCGGCAGCCGGCCGGTCAACTCGGCGGCACCCGGCGCGGCCGGGCCACGCCGGCTGGCCAGCACCACCCGCTGCGCGCCCAGATCCAGCAGCCACTCGGTCAGATGCGCCCCGATCCCCCCGGTGCCACCGGTGACCAGCACCGTGCCGGTGGGCCGCCACCGGCGATCCGGCGTGCCGGCCACCGGCCAGCGCACCAACCGCCGCGCCAGCACCCCGGCCGGCCGTACCGCCACCTGGTCCTCGACCCCACCGGCCAACACGTCGACGACCCGGTCGGCGTGCTCGCCGGCCCAGTCGGCAGGCAGGTCGACCAGGCCACCCCACCAGTCGGGGTAGTCGAGGGAGAGCACGGTGCCGAGGCCCCAGAGCGCGCCCCGGGCGGGGTGCGGCAGCGACTCGAACCGGTCGACGGCGACGCCGCCGGCGGTCAGGCACCAGAGCCGGCCGGCGAAGGCGGTGGCGGTGAGGTTCCGGACCAGGTCGACGGTCGCGGTGACGCCGGCGGTGAGCCCGGCCCCGAGCGGGTCGGGGGCGTCGTCGAGGGCGAGCAGGGACACCACCCCGGCGGGGGTGTCGCGTCCGGTCACGTCGGCGCCGGTGCCGGTGACGACCTCGGCGCCGCGCGCGGCCAGCGCGTCGGCGACGGCCCGGGTCCGGGGGTCGTCGGCCAGCGCCTCGGGTACGACCACCCACCAGGTCCCGGCCGGTGCGCCCCCGGTGGGTAGGTCGGTGGAGCGCCACACCAGCCGGTAGCGCCAACTGTCGACGGTGGTGGCGTCGCGGTGCCGGGCCCGCCAGGTGGCGAGGCCGGGCAGCACCTCGCCGATGGTGCCGGCGGGGACGCCGAGGCCGTCGGCGAGGCCGTCGACGTCGCCGCGGTCGACGGCGTCCCAGAACCCGCCGTCGGTGCCGGTGTCGCCGCTGTCGGTGCCGGCGGTCGGGGTGATCCAGTACCGCTGGTGCTGGAAGGCGTAGGTGGGCAGGTCGACCTGCCGCCCGCCGGGGTGGATGGCCGTCCAGTCGAGGTCGAGTCCGGTGGTCCAGGCCTGGGCCATGCCGGTGGCGTACGCAGTGACCTGTTCGCGGTCGCGGCGTTGCAGCGGGATCGCGGCGGCGTCCGGGGCGCAGTCGGCGACCATCGCGGTCAGCACACTGTCGGGTCCGATCTCGACGAACCGGGTCACTCCCCGCTCGTGCAGGGCACGCACCGCGTCGGCGAAGCGGACCGTGCCCCGCACCTGCCCCTGCCAGTAGCCGGCGTCGGCCAACTCCTCGTCGGTGACGAGGGTGCCGGTGGCGGTGGACACCAGCGGAATGCCCGCCGGGTTGGCGGTGACACCGCTCAGGACCTGGCCGTAGTCGACGAGCATCGGGTCCATCAGGTGCGAGTGGAACGCGTGCGACACCCGCAACCGCCGCGTCCTCACATCGAGACGCGCTTCGAGAGCCGCGATCTGCTCCTCCGTGCCCGACACCACCACCGCACGCGGCCCGTTGACCGCCGCCACGTCGATACCGTCGAGGTCGAGCTCGTCCAGCGGGGCGGCAATCGCCAGCATCACCCCACCGGCGGGCAACGCCTGCATGAGCGTGCCCCGGGCGGCCACCACTCGGCACGCGTCCTGAAGGGACCACACCCCGGCCACGTGCGCCGCAGCCAGCTCACCGATCGAGTGACCCGCCACGAAGTCCGGCCTCAGCCCCCACGACTCGGCCAGGCGGAACAGCGCCACCTCGACCGCGAACAACGCCGGCTGAGTCCACCCCGTCTGATCCAGCACACCATCGGGGTCGGTGAACATCACCTGCCGCAGATCGCCATCGAGCAGCGGCGCGAACGCCGCACACACCTCATCGAGGGCGGACGCGAACACCGGGAACACCTCCGCCAGATCCCGGCCCATCCCGACGCGCTGCGCACCCTGACCGGTGAACAACACCGCCGTCCGGCCCGTGGTGACCCGGCCGGTCGGGCCGCCGCCGGCGGCGAGCGCGTCCAGGCCGGTGGCGAAGTCGGTGTCGGGTCCCCCGACCACGACGCCCCGGTGGTCGAGGGCGGCCCGCCCGGCGGCCAGCGAGAAGCCGACGTCGACCGGCCGCTCGTCGGTCAGGTACGCCCGCAGCCGGCCGGCCTGCGCGGCGAGCGCCCCGGCGGAGCGGCCGGACACCGGCCAGAGCACCACCGGCGGCTCGACCGCGGCCGGCGCGGGCGGAGCCTCGACCGGCGGAGCCTCCTCCACGATCACGTGCGCGTTGGTGCCGCTGATGCCGAACGACGAGATGCCGGCCCGGCGGGGCTGCCCGGTCGCGGGCCACGGCACCGGCTCGGTGAGCAGCCGGACGTCCCCGGCCGACCAGTCGACCTGCGCGGACGGCACCTCGGCGTGCAGGGTGCGGGGCAGCAGCCCGTGCCGCAGCGCCTGCACCATCTTGATCACGCCGGCCATGCCGGCGGCGGCCTGCGCGTGGCCGATGTTCGACTTGATCGACCCGAGCCACAGCGGCCGGTCCCGGTCCCGCCCGTACGTGGTCAACAGCGCCTGGGCCTCGATCGGGTCGCCGAGGGTGGTGCCGGTGCCGTGCGCCTCGACCACGTCCACGTCGGCCGGTTCGAGGCGGGCGTTGGCCAGCGCGGCGCGGATCACCCGCTGCTGGGCCGGGCCGTTGGGCGCGGTGAGGCCGTTGGACGCACCGTCCTGGTTGACCGCTGAGCCACGGAGCACGCCGAGCACCGGGTGGCCGTGGCGACGGGCGTCGGAGAGGCGTTCCAGGACCAGCACGCCGGCCCCCTCGGCCCAGCCGGTGCCGTCGGCGGCGTCCGAGAAGGACTTGCAGCGGCCGTCGGGGGCGAGGCCGCGCTGGCGGCTGAACGCCACGAACGGGGTCGGGTTCGACATCACCAGCACGCCGCCGGCGATCGCGGTGGCGCACTCCCCCGCCCGCAGCGCCTGGGCGGCCAGGTGCAGCGCCACCAGCGACGAGGAGCAGGCGGTGTCGACGGTCATCGACGGTCCCTCGAATCCGAAGGCGTAGGACACCCGACCGGAGATGACCGACGCGGAGCTGCCGGTGCTCAGGTACGCCTCGGACTCGGCGGGGGCGAGGCCGAGCAGGTCGCCGTAGTCCTGCGCACCGGAGCCGACGAAGACGCCGACCGGTTCGCCGCGCAGCGTCTCCGGGTCCAGCCCGGCCCGCTCGCAGGCCTCCCAGGTGAGTTCCAGCATCAGCCGCTGCTGCGGGTCCATGGTGATCGCCTCGCGGGGCGAGATGCCGAAGAACTCGGCGTCGAAGGCGCCCGCGTCGTAGACAAAGCCGCCGGAGCGGACGTAGCTGGTGCCGGGCCGGTCGGGGTCGGCGTCGAAGAGAGCGTCGGCGTCCCAGCCCCGGTCGACGGGGAAGGCGCTGATCGCGTCGGTGCCGGTGGCGACGAGCTGCCACAGCTCTTCCGGGGAGCGGACGCCGCCCGGGTAGCGGCAGCTCATACCGACGATCGCGACGGGCTCGTCGGGGGTGAGCGGGGTGCCGGCGGTGGGGCCGGCGGGGCCGGCGGTGGTGCCGACGAGTTCGTCGTACAGGTGGCGGGCCAGCACGGCGGGGGTCGGGTAGTCGTAGACCATCGTGGCGGGCAGCCGCAGTCCGACGGCCGCGCCGAGCGCGTTGCGCAGTTCCACCGCGGTCAGCGAGTCGAAGCCCAGTTCGCGGAAGGGGCGTTGGGCGTCCACGGTGGTGCCGGCGGGGTGGCCGAGGACGGCGGCGACGTGGGTGCGGACGGTGTCCAGCAGGTACGGCAGCCGGTCGGCGTCGGGCAGGTCGGCGAGCCCGGACGTGTCCCGGGGCGCGGTCGGTTCGGCGGCGGGGGCGGGCCGGCTGTCGGGCAGCGCGGCGAGCAGCGGCCGGGGCCGGGCCAGCGTGTAGATCGGGGTGAACCGGGCCCAGTCAATGTCGGTGACCACGAGGTGGCTCTCGTCGTGGTCGAGGATCTGCTGCAACGCACCGAGCGCCAGCCGGGGCTCCATCGGCGGGGTGCCCTGTCGCAGCAGCTGCGCGGTGGCCTCGGCGTCGACCATCCCGCCGCCGCCCCAGGTGCCCCAGGCCACGGAGGTGGCGACCAGGCCGGCGCGGCGGCGCTGGTGGGCCAGCGCGTCGAGGAAGGCGTTGCCGGTGCCGTACGCGGCCTGCCCGGCGCTGCCCCAGACGGCCGCGCCGGAGGCGAAGAGCACGAAGGCGTCGAGGGTACGGCCGTCGAGCAGCGCGTCGAGGTGGGTGGCGCCGAGCACCTTGGCCCGGCAGACGGCGGCGAAGTCGTCGAGGCTCGTCTGCCCGAGCGGTGTGGGTTCGTCGAGGACCCCGGCGGCGTGGAAGACGGCGGTCAGGTCGTCGCCGAGCTCGGCCAGCAGCGCGGCCACCGCCTCCCGGTCGGTGACGTCGCACGCCACCACCCGCGCACCCGGCAGCCGGTCGGTCAACTCGGCGGCACCCGGCGCGGCCGGGCCACGCCGGCTGGCCAGCACCACCCGCTGCGCGCCCTGATCCAGCAGCCACTCGGTCAGATGCGCCCCGATCCCCCCGGTGCCACCGGTGACCAGCACCGTGCCGGTGGGCCGCCACCGGCGATCCGGCGTGCCGGCCACCGGCCAGCGCACCAACCGCCGCGCCAGCACCCCGGCCGGCCGTACCGCCACCTGGTCCTCGACCCCACCGGCCAACACGTCGACGACCCGGTCGGCGTGCTCGCCGGCCCAGTCGGCAGGCAGGTCGACCAGGCCACCCCACCAGTCGGGGTAGTCGAGGGAGAGGACGGTGCCGAGGCCCCAGAGGCCCGCCTGCGCGGCGTGCGGCAGGTCCTCGTACCGGTCGACGGCGACGCCACCGGCGGTCAGGCACCAGAGCCGGCCGGCGAACCCGGCGGCGGCGAGCGCGTGCACCAGGCGGACGGTGTC
This genomic window contains:
- a CDS encoding type I polyketide synthase; its protein translation is MPATSTNGFLMSNEQKLRDYLRRVTADLHETSERLRDLEDKAAEPIAIVGMGCRYPGGVGSPEALWDLVAAGTDAIAGMPTDRGWDLDRLYHPDPEHPGTSYVREGGFLYDAPAFDPTFFGISPREAAEMDPQQRLFLETSWEALERAGIDPTSLKGSPTAVFTGVVYHDYPNSWGAGSIVSGRLSYTLGLEGPAVTVDTGCSSSLVALHWACQSLRSGESSLAVAGGVTVIGTPDAFVEFSRQRALSSDGRCRSFAATADGTGWAEGAGALVLERLSDARRHGHPVLAVIRGSAINQDGASNGLTAPNGPSQRRVIRAALANARLTAPEVDAVEAHGTGTKLGDPIEAQALFATYGRDRPVDRPLWLGSLKSNIGHSQAAAGVGGVIKMVQAMRHGLLPRTLHVDEPSGEIDWSPGTVRLLTEPVDWPATGRARRCGVSSFGISGTNAHVVLEEAPPAEEADEPATPAVVPWVLSGHTAAALPAQAEQLLAHLDGREVDLAAVGRTLAGRARLDHRAVLVGGTLPQLRAALTALTAGQPSPAAVTGVADADGRVVFVFPGQGAQWVGMAAALLDSSPVFAAHLTRCAAELRAYVDWDLLDVVRGVPGAPSLEWVDVVQPALWAMMVSLAATWRAYGVEPDAVIGHSQGEIAAACVAGGLSLADGARVVTLRSRAIGEKLAGRGGMVSVGLPADRVEERIARWAGDISLAVVNGAGSAVVSGTPEALRELIAELSAEGIRVKQVAVDYASHSAQVETLEHRLLEDLAPINPRTGTIRMLSTVTGDWVDTAGLDARYWYDNLRNTVRFDPAIRALAAQGWTGYVEVSPHPVLGMGMQETLESAERPVVVTGTLRRDDGGLDRLLTSLAELQVRGHHVDWAAALPGTRRADLPTYAFRHERYWIAPTAAGPAPESTPDGGFWDAVERGDVTALADGLGVDAGLAGEVLPGLSTWRSRQRDAATVDGWRYRVRWQPAEVPTGGTLDGTWWVVAPPALTDDDRLRTVVDGLAARGARVETILGGDVTGRPAPAGVLSLLALDDAPDPLGAGLTAGTTATVSLVHALAATDAPARLWCVTSRGVGVNPAEAVPQPAQGALWGLGTVLSLDYPGWWGGLVDLPAEWTPQTTDRLVDVLTGGGEDQVAIRPAGTLARRMVRRPVTGPPERRWRPTGTVLVTGGTGGVGGHVTEWLVGQGAERVVLASRRGPDAPGAAELTARLPQVQVVACDVADRDAVGALVAELGDDLTAVFHAAGVLHPERPLGETSLDDFADVCRAKVRGATHLDGLLADRPLDAFVLFSSGAAVWGSAGQAGYATANAYLDALAQQRRSRGAVATSVAWGSWGGGGGMAGGEVGAHLDRLGVGVMDPRLAVGALQQALDHDESHLVVADLDWPRFAPIYTLARPRPLLAALPDAAPEPTGAADTGSASALADRLAALPEAEQRAVLLDTVRTNVAAVLGYADADAVEAQRAFKELGMDSVTAVELRNRLSAAAGVRLSATLVFDHPTPVALADQLRTELGYAGDGAAGSLLAELDRLEVTVAGLTAEEIERDRVTVRLQSLLAKLNETLGASAGATLVDRLESASADDVFDLIDKELGMT